From the Lathyrus oleraceus cultivar Zhongwan6 chromosome 4, CAAS_Psat_ZW6_1.0, whole genome shotgun sequence genome, one window contains:
- the LOC127074599 gene encoding lipid phosphate phosphatase epsilon 1, chloroplastic isoform X1: MLQLSLHMTATAILCYNPSNNFLRTNQPKQRYLKNNSFSHSLSASRSFTCGLAPFKLLVKSPMGESVRTAYRDGKSDEHIEVLEQEAFVDRSSEVQPKLLFPEVESTLNRLSKWIVSALFGIFVIWRHDAEALWFAGGSVVNAMLSVLLKQILNQKRPSTLKSDPGMPSSHSQAIFFAVMFTILSSIESFRINAFTIISSGLVLALGSYLSYLRVSQKLHTVSQVVVGAAVGSIFSISWYWLWNTFVLDAFASSLWVRIIVIVGSAGFCLGFLLHVVRHWFKDNEI; this comes from the exons ATGCTGCAATTATCACTCCACATGACAGCAACAGCCATTCTTTGCTATAATCCATCTAACAATTTTTTGAGGACAAATCAGCCTAAACAAAGATACTTGAAAAATAATTCATTTTCTCACAGTTTGTCTGCTTCAAGATCATTCACTTGTGGGCTGGCTCCTTTCAAACTCTTGGTGAAAAGTCCGATGGGTGAATCGGTAAGAACTGCTTACAGAGATGGAAAGAGTGATGAACATATTGAAGTGCTTGAACAAGAAGCTTTTGTGGATAGGTCATCCGAGGTTCAGCCTAAGCTTTTGTTCCCAGAGGTGGAATCAACTCTTAACCGACTG AGCAAGTGGATAGTTTCTGCCCTCTTTGGCATTTTTGTTATTTGGAGGCATGATGCAGAAGCCCTGTGGTTTGCAGGGGGATCTGTTGTAAATGCAATGCTTTCTGTTTTACTCAAACAAATATTGAATCAGAAACGACCTTCAACCCTGAAATCTGACCCTGGGATGCCATCTTCACATTCTCAAGCCATCTTCTTTGCTGTCATGTTTACTATCTTGTCAA GTATTGAATCGTTTAGAATCAACGCATTCACCATTATTAGCAGTGGCCTGGTTTTGGCACTTGGTTCTTATTTG TCATACCTGCGAGTCTCACAAAAGCTCCATACAGTGAGCCAAGTGGTTGTTGGAGCTGCTGTTGGGTCCATTTTCTCCATCTCATGGTATTGGTTATGGAATACTTTTGTGCTAGATGCGTTTGCATCCTCTTTATGGGTCAGAATCATTGTTATTGTAGGGTCTGCAGGATTTTGCTTAGGTTTTCTTTTACATGTGGTTCGACATTGGTTTAAAGACAATGAAATTTGA
- the LOC127074599 gene encoding lipid phosphate phosphatase epsilon 1, chloroplastic isoform X3: protein MGESVRTAYRDGKSDEHIEVLEQEAFVDRSSEVQPKLLFPEVESTLNRLSKWIVSALFGIFVIWRHDAEALWFAGGSVVNAMLSVLLKQILNQKRPSTLKSDPGMPSSHSQAIFFAVMFTILSSIESFRINAFTIISSGLVLALGSYLSYLRVSQKLHTVSQVVVGAAVGSIFSISWYWLWNTFVLDAFASSLWVRIIVIVGSAGFCLGFLLHVVRHWFKDNEI, encoded by the exons ATGGGTGAATCGGTAAGAACTGCTTACAGAGATGGAAAGAGTGATGAACATATTGAAGTGCTTGAACAAGAAGCTTTTGTGGATAGGTCATCCGAGGTTCAGCCTAAGCTTTTGTTCCCAGAGGTGGAATCAACTCTTAACCGACTG AGCAAGTGGATAGTTTCTGCCCTCTTTGGCATTTTTGTTATTTGGAGGCATGATGCAGAAGCCCTGTGGTTTGCAGGGGGATCTGTTGTAAATGCAATGCTTTCTGTTTTACTCAAACAAATATTGAATCAGAAACGACCTTCAACCCTGAAATCTGACCCTGGGATGCCATCTTCACATTCTCAAGCCATCTTCTTTGCTGTCATGTTTACTATCTTGTCAA GTATTGAATCGTTTAGAATCAACGCATTCACCATTATTAGCAGTGGCCTGGTTTTGGCACTTGGTTCTTATTTG TCATACCTGCGAGTCTCACAAAAGCTCCATACAGTGAGCCAAGTGGTTGTTGGAGCTGCTGTTGGGTCCATTTTCTCCATCTCATGGTATTGGTTATGGAATACTTTTGTGCTAGATGCGTTTGCATCCTCTTTATGGGTCAGAATCATTGTTATTGTAGGGTCTGCAGGATTTTGCTTAGGTTTTCTTTTACATGTGGTTCGACATTGGTTTAAAGACAATGAAATTTGA
- the LOC127136729 gene encoding uncharacterized protein LOC127136729, translating into MQADMLELPFDDECFDLVIEKGTMDVLFVDSGDPWNPKPETMSKVMSTLKGVHRVLKEDGIFISITFGQPHFRRPIFNAPDFTWSVEWTTFGETFHYFVYVLKKVSHPSSLIFHFVFDTKNNCLFVAILLRYCIQGLNKLPRYHVIK; encoded by the exons ATGCAAGCTGATATGCTAGAGCTACCTTTTGACGATGAATGTTTTGATTTGGTTATCGAGAAAGGAACTATG GATGTATTGTTCGTGGATAGCGGTGACCCATGGAATCCAAAGCCGGAAACGATGTCCAAGGTGATGTCCACATTGAAAGGTGTTCACAGGGTTTTGAAAGAAGATGGCATATTTATCTCAATAACTTTTGGCCAG CCACATTTCAGGCGCCCTATATTTAATGCACCAGATTTCACCTGGTCTGTTGAGTGGACTACTTTTGGTGAAACCTTTCACTATTTTGTCTATGTTCTAAAGAAGGTTAGTCATCCATCTAGCCTTATTTTTCATTTTGTCTTTGATACTAAAAACAATTGTCTGTTTGTTGCTATATTATTAAGGTATTGCATCCAAGGCTTGAACAAACTCCCCAGATATCACGTTATAAAATGA